A genomic window from Rhizobium sp. EC-SD404 includes:
- a CDS encoding tripartite tricarboxylate transporter substrate-binding protein, with amino-acid sequence MKKTIFAAAFAALLTSTSAFAQMDELKIMAPAAPGGGWDQTARSIQSVMQAEGLASNIQVENVAGAGGTIGLQQFVNRSAGDPTATIVGGYVMVGAIIANAAPVTLEEVTPIARLTGEYVVVIAPADSEIDNAEDLAEAMQADPGSVTWGGGSAGGVDHIAAGLFAQAADVDPRALNYIPFSGGGEALAAILGGQVTVGISGYSEFASQIEAGEVKVIAITAPERQDYVDAPTFAEQGFDLDVQNWRMIAAAPDISDEERQALTDTIRTMSESEAWATELETRGWVNTYLDGEEFQTYLNQEIEATTAILSDLGISQ; translated from the coding sequence TTGAAGAAAACCATTTTCGCTGCTGCTTTCGCGGCACTGCTCACCAGCACATCCGCTTTCGCGCAGATGGACGAACTGAAGATCATGGCGCCTGCGGCGCCCGGCGGCGGCTGGGACCAAACGGCCCGCTCGATCCAGTCGGTCATGCAGGCTGAGGGCCTCGCCTCCAACATCCAGGTCGAGAATGTCGCCGGCGCCGGCGGCACGATCGGTCTCCAGCAGTTCGTCAACCGCTCCGCAGGCGACCCGACGGCAACGATCGTCGGCGGCTACGTCATGGTTGGCGCCATCATCGCCAATGCCGCTCCGGTCACGCTCGAAGAAGTCACGCCGATCGCCCGCCTCACGGGTGAATATGTCGTGGTCATAGCACCGGCCGATAGCGAAATCGACAATGCCGAAGACCTCGCCGAAGCCATGCAGGCCGACCCCGGCTCCGTCACTTGGGGCGGTGGCTCCGCCGGCGGCGTCGACCACATCGCGGCCGGTCTCTTCGCCCAGGCAGCCGATGTCGACCCGCGCGCCTTGAATTACATCCCGTTCTCCGGTGGCGGCGAAGCGCTTGCGGCCATTCTCGGCGGCCAGGTCACGGTTGGCATTTCCGGCTACAGCGAGTTCGCATCGCAGATCGAAGCCGGCGAAGTGAAGGTGATCGCGATCACCGCTCCGGAGCGTCAGGACTATGTCGACGCGCCGACTTTTGCCGAACAGGGCTTCGACCTCGATGTCCAGAACTGGCGCATGATCGCAGCCGCTCCGGACATTTCGGATGAAGAGCGTCAGGCACTGACGGATACAATCCGGACGATGTCGGAATCCGAAGCCTGGGCCACCGAACTCGAAACGCGCGGCTGGGTGAACACCTATCTCGATGGCGAAGAGTTCCAGACCTACCTGAACCAGGAGATCGAGGCGACCACCGCCATCCTCTCCGACCTCGGCATCAGCCAGTAA
- a CDS encoding tripartite tricarboxylate transporter TctB family protein, translating to MATHEQGGAGTRRPDEAARRKFDLGGLAIAIGLFLFSALIALDASSYPERRSYAQIGPEIFPYIVAIGIAVFGALTFVMARRGDFPDREALNWVPVIWIIGALAGMTALLYAGAGFIIASGVLFGGAARGFGRKPVILTVFVGVVISALLYVLFRQGLGLSLPAGLIEPYLNALFR from the coding sequence ATGGCGACGCACGAACAGGGCGGGGCCGGCACACGCCGGCCCGACGAGGCGGCCCGTCGCAAGTTCGACCTCGGTGGATTGGCGATCGCAATCGGGCTGTTTCTGTTCTCGGCCCTGATCGCGCTCGATGCGTCCTCCTATCCCGAACGGCGCAGTTATGCGCAGATCGGGCCGGAGATATTTCCTTACATCGTTGCTATCGGCATCGCCGTTTTCGGCGCCCTTACGTTCGTGATGGCGCGGCGCGGCGACTTTCCCGACCGGGAAGCCTTGAATTGGGTTCCGGTGATCTGGATCATCGGGGCACTCGCCGGCATGACCGCGCTGCTCTATGCGGGCGCCGGTTTCATCATCGCGTCGGGGGTGCTGTTCGGTGGTGCCGCGCGCGGTTTCGGCCGCAAGCCGGTGATCCTGACGGTGTTCGTCGGGGTGGTGATCTCCGCGCTGCTCTACGTGCTCTTCCGCCAGGGCCTTGGCCTGTCGCTGCCGGCCGGGCTGATCGAGCCGTATCTCAACGCGCTGTTTCGTTAG